CGCGCACCACCGCGCTCATGGCCCAGCGGGCCGAGGAGCTGTACGCGGCGGGGAGGAAGCCCCGCGTGCGCCAGGCCTGGGTGTCCCTCGGCGCGGTGGCCCCGCACGTGGTGGACGCCGTGCTCATCTCCGAGGATGCGCGCTTCTACCGGCACGAAGGCGTGGACTGGACCGAGGTGAAGAACTCCCTGGCTCAATCGGTGCGCGAGGCGCGGCTGGGGCGCGGCGCGTCCACGCTCACCCAACAGTTGGCGAAGAACCTCTACCTGTCCACGGACCGCAGCCTGCTGCGCAAGGGCAAGGAGTTGTTGCTCGCGCGCCGGCTGGAGGCCCAATTGTCCAAGCAGCGCATCCTCGCGCTGTACCTCAACGTCGTGGAGTGGGGGCCGGGGGTGTACGGCATCGAGGCGGCGGCCCGCGAGCACTTCGGTGCCTCGGCGCGTTCGCTCAGCGTGGCGCAGGGCGCGATGCTCGCGGCCATGCTGCCCGCCCCCCGTCGCTGGCTGCCCGCCCAGCGCCCGGAGACGCTGCGCACCCGCGCGGACGTCATCCTGGGGCGGCTGGAGCGCGAGGGGCGCATCAGCGGGGCGCAAGCCCGTGAGGCCCGGGTCGAGCTGTCCCGCTTCTTCGGCGGGCCGCCCGCGCCAGGCCCCGAGGCCATCGCCCGGCTCCCTGTGGAGAGCTGAGCCCCCGGGCGGGATACGGCCGGCAGGCATTGGACGTCATGGGTTCGAGGCCGCCGGCGAGCAGCAGGATGCCGAGCTTGGGCCCAGGCGCTCTGGGGCGTGCTGGGGCTGCCCGCGTCTGAGTTGTGGCGCCGCCTCGCGCACTGCCGCCTATGCGTTATGCCCGGGGGCTTGATTCCGCTTTGGACGCACACTCCACCGTCCACTCGATGCCGTACTTGTCCCTGAACATGGCGAAGAAGGAACCCCAGGGGCTTTCGCCCAAGGGCATTTCCACTTCTCCTCCGGCAGAGAGCCCGTTGAAGATCCTCTCGGCCTCATCGCGGCTTTCCGCGGTGACGGCGATCTTCGACCGATTTTCCTGTTCATTGACCCTTCCCATCGCCTCCGGCACGTCATTGGCGATCAGCATGGTGCTCCCGATGGGCAACGTGATGCGCAGGATCTTCTCCGCCTCATGCTCCCCCACGTGGGAATGCGGGCCCGCGATGTCCTTGAAGCGGGTAATCATCCCGAACTCCCCGCCGAAGACGGATTTGTAGAACGTGAACGCCTCTTCGGCGTTCCCGTTGAAGTTGATGTACGGATTGATGGTGGGCATGTGCAGATTGTAGAGGGCGTTCCGTTCGGGTGCGATCAAACTTCCACGGAGTTGCCCCATGCTGACGAGGTGAATGGAACGCTCTCAGCGCGGCGACGACTGCTCTTCGGCCGGGGCCGCGAGCGGCTCCGGGAGGGTGAGTTCGCCCACCTCGGCATCGAGCTCGGCGGCCACCAGACGGGCTCGCGTGGCGGCCCAGTACTTGGGGGCCAGTTCCAGGTAGCGCTCCCGGGGCCAGTGGGCCGGCACGCGCAAGAGGTCTCTCAGGTAGGCCTCGGGATCGAGGCGGTGCAGCCGCTCGAAGCCGTGCGCCAGCACTCGCACTCGGGGTACCGGCCTGTTGGGCCGCATGTGCCCCCAGTGTGACCCTCCAGCGGGGAACGGGACGGAGGGTGAGATCAAGGCGTGAGCCGGTCACAGCGCGCCCCTCGTGCCTGCTGGGTGTTGTGTGGGTCGTGAATCATGCCGCCCAAGGTGCCCAAGCGCGGCGCGGTTGGACATTGGGTAAGAACAGGCAAATTCCGACTTATCTAGGCAAACACCAACAAAGGCCTACAATCTCCTCGTTTGACGGTCGAGCCCGCATGGACACCAGACAGGCAAGGAGCGGTGTAGCGCTCAACGGCCGGAGT
This is a stretch of genomic DNA from Stigmatella aurantiaca. It encodes these proteins:
- a CDS encoding transposase domain-containing protein; amino-acid sequence: MRVLAHGFERLHRLDPEAYLRDLLRVPAHWPRERYLELAPKYWAATRARLVAAELDAEVGELTLPEPLAAPAEEQSSPR
- a CDS encoding VOC family protein: MPTINPYINFNGNAEEAFTFYKSVFGGEFGMITRFKDIAGPHSHVGEHEAEKILRITLPIGSTMLIANDVPEAMGRVNEQENRSKIAVTAESRDEAERIFNGLSAGGEVEMPLGESPWGSFFAMFRDKYGIEWTVECASKAESSPRA
- the mtgA gene encoding monofunctional biosynthetic peptidoglycan transglycosylase — protein: MASRPPSARAPTVRTQKTKQLPSSARRGGEKRSGAGWRLWALGGWLLFMLWLGVGYARLPDVSALRTENPRTTALMAQRAEELYAAGRKPRVRQAWVSLGAVAPHVVDAVLISEDARFYRHEGVDWTEVKNSLAQSVREARLGRGASTLTQQLAKNLYLSTDRSLLRKGKELLLARRLEAQLSKQRILALYLNVVEWGPGVYGIEAAAREHFGASARSLSVAQGAMLAAMLPAPRRWLPAQRPETLRTRADVILGRLEREGRISGAQAREARVELSRFFGGPPAPGPEAIARLPVES